In the genome of Planctomyces sp. SH-PL62, the window CCTCCTCCAGGCGCTCAACGGCCTGGGGGCGTTCACCAGGAGCGAACTGGGGACGGGCTGCCCGCCGGTCCAGATCGACGCCGACGGGCTCGACGGCGGCTTCGCGTTCGTCCGGGGCGACGTCTCCAGCCAGTTCCTCAGCGGCCTCCTCATGGCCCTCCCCTACTCCCGAGGCGAGACGGTCGTCGACGTCGAGGGGACGCTGGTCTCGCAGCCCTACATCGCGATGACGCTCGACGTGATGCGCGAGTTCGGCGTCGAGCCCAGCAACCGCAAGAACAAGCGGTTCGTGGTCCACCCCAGCCGGTATAACGGTCGCGACTACTCGATCGAGCCCGACGCCTCGGCCGCCAGCTACTTCTTCGCCCTCGCCGCGATCACCGGCGGCTCGATCACCGTCGAGGGCCTCGGCTCGTCGAGCATCCAGGGGGACGTGCAGTTCGTCGACGTCCTGGAGCACATGGGCTGCACCGTCGTCCGCGAGCGCGACCGGACGACCGTGACCGGCGGGCCGCTGCGGGCGGTCGACGTTGACATGAACGCGATCAGCGACACCGTGATGACCCTCGGCGTCGTCGCCCTGTTCGCCGACGGCGTCACCCGGATCCGCAACGTCGGCCACATCCGCCACAAGGAGACCGACCGCATCGCCGCCCTCGCCGCCGAACTTCGCAAGCTGGGCGCGGACGTCTCCGAGCAGCACGACGGCCTGCTCATCATCCCCCCCGAGCCCTCCGCCCTCAGGCCGGCCGCGATCGCCACCTACGACGATCATCGGATGGCGATGTCCTTCGCCCTGGCCGGCCTGAAGATCCCCGGCGTCACGATCCTCGACCCCGGCTGCGTCGCCAAGACCTACCCGGGCTTCTGGGACGACCTGGCCGCGGTCCGAACCAGCCCGACCGCTTGACGCTCCGAAACGGGGCGGGGTATCGTGAACGACCTCGCGACGTCTCGTCCGGGCTCCGCGCGGGGCGACCCAAACCCGAACGACGTCGGAATTTACGACAATCGACAGGCCGCCGAGCGAACCATGCTGCTGAAACGGACGCATACCTGCGGGGAATTGACCAAGGAACACGTCGGCCAGGCCGTCGCGCTCAACGGCTGGGTCGACGCCTGGCGCGACTTCGGGGGCCTGGTCTTCATCGACCTCCGCGACCGCTACGGCGTCACCCAGGTCGTCTTCGAGCCCGAGGCCGGGGCCGACCTCCAGGCCCAGGCCCGCGAGCTTCGCAACGAGTACGTCGTGGGGATCCGCGGCACGGTCGCCGGCCGGCTGGCCGGCAAGGAAAACCCCAAGCTCAAGACCGGCCAGGTCGAGGTCCGCGCGGTCGAGCTGGTCGTCTACAACGCCTCGCCCACGCCCCCGTTCGAGATCAACGGCCCCGAGCCCAATGAGGAACTGCGGCTCAAGTACCGCTTCCTCGACCTCCGGCGTCCCGACCTCCAGCGCGTTTTCATCCTCCGCCATCAGGTCGGCCAGACGATGCGCCGGGTGCTCTCGGATCAGGGCTTCCTGGAAGTCGAGACCCCCATCCTGGGCCGGAGCACGCCGGAAGGCGCCCGCGACTTCCTGGTGCCCAGCCGGGTCCACGCGTCGCACTTCTACGCCCTGCCGCAGTCGCCGCAGCTTTACAAGCAGCTCCTGATGGTCTCGGGCTTCGACCGCTACTTCCAGATCGCCCGCTGCTTCCGGGACGAGGACCTCCGTGCCACGCGGCAGCCCGAGTTCACGCAGCTCGACATCGAGATGTCGTTCGTCGAGGACGAGGACGTGATGACCTCGATGGAGCCCCTGATCGCCGCGATGGCCCAGGAGTTCGCCGGCCAGGAGCTGAGCCTCCCGCTCCCCCGCGTCAACTACCACGACGCGATGGAACGCTTCGGCAGCGACCGGCCCGACCTCCGCTACGACCTGGAGTTGAAGGACCTGGCCGACATCGCCGACCAGACCGAGTTCCGCGTCTTCCAGATGGCCAAGGAGGCGGGGAACCGCATCCGAGGCCTCTGCGCGCCTGGCGGCGGGGAGAAGTACAGCCGAAAGGACCTGGACGGCCTCACCGAGTTCGCCGGCAACTTCGGCGCGAAGGGCCTGGTCTGGCTCAAGGTCGAGGCCGAGACCTTCGCCGGGCCGACCGCCAAGTTCTTCAAGCCCGAAGTCCAGGCCCAGCTCCGAGAGCGGTTCGACGCCAAAACCGGCGATCTGATCCTGATCGTCGCCGACACCCAGGCCGTCACCAGCCAGGCCCTCTCGAACCTCCGCGCCCGGCTCGCCGCCGAGCTGAAGCTGTACGACCCCAAGGCGTTCCACTACTCCTGGGTCGTCCGCTTCCCGCTCCTGGCGTGGGACGCCGACGAGAATCGGTACGTCGCCGAGCACCACCCGTTCACCATGCCGCTCGCCGAGGATCTCCACCTCCTCGACACCGAACCGCTGAAGGTCCGGGCCCAGGCCTACGACCTCGTCATCAACGGCGAGGAAGGGGCGGGGGGGACGATCCGCTGCCACGACCCGGTCGTCCAGTCCAAGATCTTCGGCCTGCTGGGCCTCTCCCCCGAACAGGCCGAGGAGAAGTTCGGCTTCCTCCTGAGCGCCCTGCGCAACGGCGCCCCGCCGCACGGCGGCATCGCCTTCGGGTACGACCGGATGGTCATGCTGTTCGCCGGGCTCACCAACATCCGCGACTGCATCGCCTTCCCCAAGACCGCCAAGGGGACCGACCTCATGACCGGCGCGCCGGGCCTCGTCGAGCCCCGACAACTCAAGGAACTCAACATCCGTTCGACGTGACGACCCGTCGTTCCGATCCGGACTGAAACCCTCGAACGCCGCGCGGAGCTCGTCCTCGCGGCGTTCGTCGTTTCTCGACATCGTCGGGCGGAAAATGATTGACAGGAGGCCCACCTGATATAGATTGATTCTCATCCAACTCATGCTTCCGTCCCGGCCTTCGGGCCTTGAGCGAACCCGAACCGCATGACGACGCCGCGATCGTCACTCTCGGCCTTCCGGCTCGCGCCTTTGCTGGCGTCGCTGATCGTCTGCGCGGCTTTTTCACCCCGATCGTCCGCCGACTGCGCCCATCGGGCGGGGGCGACCGTCCCGCATCGAGCATCGGCCGCGCTCCAGCTCCTCGAACTCGGCGCGTCGCCCCACGCGACGACCTGGACCGTCCCCGGCCTCCCCTGCCACGGGCCTCGATGCAAGTCGAAGGCGCCCTCGGCCGAGACCCCCTCCCCGACGGCCCTGCCCGATCGCGACGACGGCTGCCTCGCCCTCTTCAAGGCCCCTCCCCCCGCGCCCGCGGCCACGACCGCCGCCTGGGCCGAGCCCCTCCTCTCGCCCATCCTCGCGGCCCTCGCGCTCGAACGCCCTCCGCGCGGCGCCTGACGAAGCAGCCCTCCAGCCTTCGAATCCGACCCGGCGGCGTTGCGCGATCTTTCTTCTCCCCTCGAGGGAGATGGGAGCCGCGCAGCGGCGGATCTGGGGGCGACGAGCGCAGCGGCCGTCGGCTGTTCGACTCGTCCGCCTTGATGGCCCCCCTCATCCGGCCCTCCGGGCCACCTTCCCCCACGAGGGGGGAAGGAAGGGGCCGGCGACGGCATCGTCACAATGCATGCTTATTCGTTATTATTCGCCCAAGTCTCCACGCCCATTCATTTCCACGGACTCGCACATCATGAATTCTCCAATACAAGACCGACGTTCGGCCTTCACGCTGATCGAGCTGCTGGTGGTGATCGCGATCATCGCCGTCCTGATCGCGCTGCTGCTGCCGGCCGTGCAGGCGGCCCGCGAGGCCGCCCGGCGGATCCAGTGCACGAACAACCTGAAGCAGATCGGGCTGGCCTGTCACAACTACCACGAATCGCGCGGGGCGCTCCCGGGCGCGAACATGGTCTTCGGGACCACCGGGCTGTCGGCGCTCAGCATGCTCCTGCCGCAGATGGAGCAGTCGGCCGTTTACAACGCGATCAACTTCACGGCGAAGTACGACGACCCGATCAACTCGACGTCCCGCTTCACCGTCGTCTCGGGCTTCGTCTGCCCCTCGGACCAGAGCAATCCGCTGCCGGCCCTGGGGGGCGGGACCAATTACATGGCCGACATGGGGAGCGGCATCGTCTGGCAGGAGGCCGTCGGCGGCAACGCGGGCCTGCCCCGGCCCAACGGCCTGTTCCACGGCAACAGCTCCAAGCGGTTCGCCGAGGTGACGGACGGCCTGTCGAACACCGGCATGTTCTCGGAGCGCGTCCTGGCCGACGGCAACAACGCCGTCGTCAGCAAGGTCGCCGACGTCTTCTTCTCGCCGCTCTCGCCGACGACCGTCGACGAGGCCTACAACATGTGCCGGGCGGTCGACGTCTCCAACCTGTCGAACCAGTTCCCGCTCTTCATGGGCGCCCCCTGGCTGACGGGCCAGCACATCTTCCAGCACATCAACCCGCCCAACGGCCGCTCCTGCGGCTTCTTCGTCACCAACCGGGCGGTGATGCCGCCGAGCAGCTTCCACCCCGGCGGCGTCAACCTGCTGCTCGCCGACGGCTCGGTCCGGTTCATCAAGGACTCGATCAGCCTGGCCACCTGGAGCGCCCTCGGCACGATCTCCGGCGGCGAGGTGATCAGCAGCGACGCCTACTGAGCCGAACGGCGCTCGCATCGGGAGGACATCGCATGTCGATCCGCAACAAGATCCTCGCGCGGCGGACCGTCGCCGCCCTGGTCGTCGCCCTGGCCGCGATCGCGTCGGGCTGCTCGTCGGGCGTCGCGCATCCGGTCGATCCCGGCCCCGCGATGGACGCCCTGAAGACCGTCCTGGACGCCTGGAAGGAGGGGAAGACCCCCGACTTCCTCAAGGACGCGGCCCCGGCCATCGTCGTCCAGGACCTGGAATGGCTGTCGGGGGCCAAGCTCGAGAGCTATCAGGTGGAAGGCGACGGCGTCCCTGCCGACGCGAACCTGGAAGTCCGCGTCAAGCTGAACCTCGCGGCCAAGGGCAAGAAGCTCCAGCGGGACGCCCACTACCTCGTCACGACGAGCCCCGCCCTCACCGTCTTCCGAGACATGATGCGATGATCAGGAAATCCGATCTCACGACCCCCGACCATCCTCCGAGGATCTGGAATATGCTCGTCAGAACATCCCTTCACGCCGCGATTCTCACGGCCGGCCTGGGCCTCAGCGTCTCGGCGATCGCCGAGGAGCCCTCGAAGCCCCAGGCCGCCGCGCCGGCGACGGCCGCCGACGAATCGAGCCGGGCGCTCCGCGAAGCCTGGCCGGACCGGCCCGAGTGGCTCGACATGTACACCGCCATCCTCAGCGACGAGCCGATGGGGCCGACGAACGGCTGGTTCCGAACGTCCGTCACCCAGACCCGCTACGGTTGGGACGCCGTCCGCGCCCGATTCGACCGCGACGGCGACGGCAAGGTCGCCCGCGCGGAGTATCCCGGCGACGACGAATCCTTCGCCCGTCTCGACCGCGACCGCGACGCCGGGCTGACCCAGGCCGACTTCGACTTCTCCCGCGCCTACATGCCCTCCCCCGGCTCCATGCTCTTCTCCCGCCTCGACCGCGACGGCGACGGCAAGGTCGTGAGGGAGGAGATCGAGCGATTCTTCAAGGCCGCCGACGCCGACGACGCGGGCTTCCTCTCACGAATGGACCTGGAACGGGCGCTCCCCGCCCCCTCGGGCTCGATGGGCCCCGGCGACCGGCCGACCAAGGAGCAGCTCATCAAGGGCCTCTTCCGCCAGGAGATCGGCTCGCTCCAGAGCGGCCCGAACCTTGACGAGACGGCCCCCGACTTCAGCCTGAAGACAGCCGACGGCCAGGGCGAGCTGACGCTGTCGAAGCTCGTCGGTCCCAAACCGGTCGTCCTAATCTTCGGCAATTTCACCTGCGGCCCGTTCCGCAGCATGGCCGGCAACTTCGAGAAGCTCCACCGCCGCTACGGCGACCGCGCCACCTTCGTCATGGTCTACGTCCGCGAGGCCCATCCCAGCGACGGCTGGCGGATGCAGTCCAACGAATCCGTAGGGGTCTCGACCGCCCAGCCCCGCACTTACGAGGAGCGGGCCGAGGTCGCCCAGCGCTGCGGGAAGCTCCTCAGCCTGGGCTTCCCGATGCTCGTCGACACCATCGACGACGCCGTCGGCGCCCGCTACAGCGGGATGCCGGGCCGCTTCTATCTGATCGACACGGCGGGCAAGATCGCCTTCAAGAACGCCCGCGGCCCCTTCGGCTTCAAGCCCGCCGAACTCGAACAGTCGCTCATCCTGCTCCTCCAGGATGAAGGATCGACCGGCGATCAGGCCCGCTCCGAGGTCCGCTGAGCCCTTCCACGTCATCCCGTCGCCCCGACGGCCCCGCCCACCAGCGGGGCCGTCGGCGTTGCCCCCTCCCCCTTCGCCAAATCCGGGTAGTCCGGAAACCCCTCCGCCCTCTACAATCGTCAACGCCCGTCGACCTGGACCGCCCCGCTCCTCCTCGCGCCGACCTGGCACGCTCCGGGGAACGGGGTTTGCGGAACGCTTGGTGTCTACCCGTCACCTCGCCGATCCTCGACTCCGGAGAGTCCAGCCTCCATATTCCTATGGCCGATCGTGGCGAAATCGCGACAGATGCGAGGATGCTCCTCGATCAATCACGTCTCGACGTGCTAAAATGGAGAAACTAGAGAGTCTGTATGCTGCAAATCGCCACACATCCGCCTTCTGACCCTTCCGTGGTCTCGCCCGCTCGGATCGGGCCTCGCGAGATCGTCGTTCGGCCGAAGATCTCGGTCGGGCGAGGGCGTGAATCCGCGTCGGGGTCCCTGGGAGCGAGAACGTGAGAATTCCCGGTAACCTTTCGCCCCGACACTGGTTGCGTGTGGCGGTGGCCATGCTGGTCATCATCCCCTTGCTGGCGGGGGGCTTCGATCCCTCGCCGGAACCGGAAGCCGTTGGCGTTGCGGCCAAGGGCGAGGCGGTCGACGTTTCGGCCGTCGCAAGTCGCCCCCGCCTGGAGCGCCTGTCGCCGGGGACGCGATTCACCGACCGGCAGCCGCCGTCGGGATGGAGCCGCGTGGTCCTGAAGTCGACGCCGATGCTGGCCTCGGGCGCGCTCGACACGCTCTCGAAAGAGGCGTTCGAGACGGCCCGCCGCATCCGGTTGGTGATCCTGGCGGACGTGGCCCAGACCTCGGCCGAAGGGCCGTACGTCCTGACTCGCCTCGGCGTCGGACTGGCCGCGCCGGTCGTCGGCGAGGCTGACGGGGGCGACGTGGTGGTGACCGCCACGAACGTGGGTGACGCCTCGGGCGAATGGTCGACCAAGGACCGGATCATCCTCGCCGCCGGCTCGCGCGAGCTGGACCAGGCGACGCTTACGGCGACGACCCCGACCTTCGCCATCCTCCGCACGCCGACCACCAGTCTGACGGGGACGGAACACGTGACGCTCGACGTGCTGTACGCGGTGCTCGTCGATCCCGCGTCCGGAGGGCTGCGTCTCTTCGCGTGCCGGCCTTCTCCCTCGGGGTCGGCCCCGGTGATCCGCGAACTGGCCTCCCCCGCGATCGTGGACGGCCCGCTTCACGTCAAGGCGAGGACGTTCGCCGGCATCCCCGTCTCGTGGTCGTTCGCGATGATCGACGTCCCCGAGGGGGACGAGCGGACCGTGCCGGCCGACCTGGCCCGCCTCATCGCCCCCGACAGCCTGGAGACGGCCGAAGCCCGGGCCGTCGAGGGGGCCTTCCGTGCGTTCGCCGAGCGGCCGGCGATCGCGCCGACCGCCCGGGCCGTCGCCCCGGAAGCTCAGCGCGACTGATCGGGCTGCTTGTCGAGGAACCCCTGGCCCTTGAGCCAGGTCTCGCAGAGCCCGGGCCAGGCCTGGAACGCCGGATCGGGACCGATGTTGAACTGCTTGGCCCCCGCCCCCAGGCCCAGGCCGTGCTGGCCCTTCTCGAAGATGTGCAACTCCAGGGGGACTCCGGCCTTGCGCAGGGCCAGGGCGAACAGGAGGCTGTTCTCCGGCGGCACCGCCTTGTCCTCGTTGGTGTGGGCCAGGAACGTCGGCGGCGTCTGGGGCGTCACCTGCTGCTCGTTGGAGTAGAACTTCAACAGCTCCGCCGAGGGGTTCTCACCCAGCAGGTTTCGGTTGGAGCCCTGATGGGTGTACGGGGTCGCCATCGCGATCACCGGATAGACCAGGATCAAGCGGTCGGGCCGCGAGCTGACCCGCTCGATCGGGTCCTCGGCGTCGGCTTGGCCCGCGTCGAAATGGGTCCCCCCCGTCGAGGCCAGATGGCCCCCGGCCGAGAACCCCATCAGGCCGATCCGCCCCGGATCGACGCCCCACTTCGCGGCCCCCTGACGCACCACGCGGATCGCCCGATTGACGTCGTGAAGCATCGCCGGCTGGTGATACTCCGGGGCCAGCCGGTACTTGAGGACGAAGGCCGCGACGCCGACCGAGTTGAGCCATTCGGCGACCTGCCTCCCCTCGTGGTCGAGGGCCAGGCCGCCGTATCCGCCGCCGGGGCAGACCACGATCGCCGAGCCCGTGGCGACGCCCGGTTCGGGCAGGAACACCGAGAGCGTGGGCACGTCCTTGGCCAGGTCGTCCCCCCTGGCGCCGGGAGCCCCGCCGGGCCAGAGCTTGACGACCTCGGACGCCGCGTCGAGCGGTTCCGCGGCCGACGTCGGAACCATCCCCGCCGCCCCAAGGACGACCGCCGCCAGAAACCCACGCGAAAAGCCCAGGGAAACCATGTCGCCACCCCCCATCTCGCACCGGGAAACGCCTCAATTCCTCGAAGGCCCCGATCGTAGAGCATGGGAAAGGCCCCGGCAACCTCCCGCCGGCCGCCCTTCCAGGTCCCTCCGGCCCCCTCGCCAAAATGCAGGCGGCCCTGTCAAAACGGCAGCCAAAGCCGCCGTCCGACTCTCGGCTTGAGAACGCAACGTGTTGTCTCAATGGATCTTGAGACACGATCGAAACACCGGTACGCGAGTTGCATCTAGGGGGAGTCGAATAACCTCGGGAGTCGTTTTTGGCACGACCCCCGCGTCGCGCCGGGACAGCGCCCTCGGCCGACACGTCCGAGTCGTCGATTGGAGAATCCACGTGGCGAAGATACTGGCATACGATGAAGAGGCCCGCCAGAAGCTGGCCAGCGGCGTCGGCAAGCTGGCCCGCGCGGTCCGCAGCACGCTCGGCCCGCGGGGTCGGAACGCCGTCATCGACAAGGGGTGGGGAGCCCCGACGGTGACGAAGGACGGGGTCTCCGTCGCCGAGGAGATCGAGCTGACCGATCCTTACGAGAACATGGGCGCGCAGCTCGTGAAGGAAGCGGCGTCGAAGACCTCGGACGCCGCGGGCGACGGCACGACGACGGCGACCGTGCTGGCCGAGGCCATCTTCAAGGAGGGCCTCAAGGCCCTGGCCGCCGGCGCCGACCCGATGGCGATCAAGCGCGGGATCGACAAGGCCGTCACGGCCATCGTCGAGAACGTCAAGTCGCAGGCCAAGAAGATCAACGGCAAGAAGGAGATCGCCGAGGTCGCCGCGATCGCCGCCAACAACGACATGTCGATCGGCGAGAAGCTGGCCGACGCGTTCGAGAAGGTCGGCACCGACGGCGTCATCACCGTCGAGGAGGCCAAGGGCTTCGAGACGACGGTCGACGTGGTCGAGGGGATGCAGTTCG includes:
- the aroA gene encoding 3-phosphoshikimate 1-carboxyvinyltransferase is translated as MPDYPAELTIDPWNGPAPTATVRVPGSKSLTNRALIVAALARGPSVLTGALDSEDTRVMIDALKALGIAVEHDAATATIRITGCSGRFPAPEADLHVANSGTTLRFLTAALAAGKGKYRIDGTPRMRQRPVADLLQALNGLGAFTRSELGTGCPPVQIDADGLDGGFAFVRGDVSSQFLSGLLMALPYSRGETVVDVEGTLVSQPYIAMTLDVMREFGVEPSNRKNKRFVVHPSRYNGRDYSIEPDASAASYFFALAAITGGSITVEGLGSSSIQGDVQFVDVLEHMGCTVVRERDRTTVTGGPLRAVDVDMNAISDTVMTLGVVALFADGVTRIRNVGHIRHKETDRIAALAAELRKLGADVSEQHDGLLIIPPEPSALRPAAIATYDDHRMAMSFALAGLKIPGVTILDPGCVAKTYPGFWDDLAAVRTSPTA
- the aspS gene encoding aspartate--tRNA ligase, with the translated sequence MLLKRTHTCGELTKEHVGQAVALNGWVDAWRDFGGLVFIDLRDRYGVTQVVFEPEAGADLQAQARELRNEYVVGIRGTVAGRLAGKENPKLKTGQVEVRAVELVVYNASPTPPFEINGPEPNEELRLKYRFLDLRRPDLQRVFILRHQVGQTMRRVLSDQGFLEVETPILGRSTPEGARDFLVPSRVHASHFYALPQSPQLYKQLLMVSGFDRYFQIARCFRDEDLRATRQPEFTQLDIEMSFVEDEDVMTSMEPLIAAMAQEFAGQELSLPLPRVNYHDAMERFGSDRPDLRYDLELKDLADIADQTEFRVFQMAKEAGNRIRGLCAPGGGEKYSRKDLDGLTEFAGNFGAKGLVWLKVEAETFAGPTAKFFKPEVQAQLRERFDAKTGDLILIVADTQAVTSQALSNLRARLAAELKLYDPKAFHYSWVVRFPLLAWDADENRYVAEHHPFTMPLAEDLHLLDTEPLKVRAQAYDLVINGEEGAGGTIRCHDPVVQSKIFGLLGLSPEQAEEKFGFLLSALRNGAPPHGGIAFGYDRMVMLFAGLTNIRDCIAFPKTAKGTDLMTGAPGLVEPRQLKELNIRST
- a CDS encoding DUF1559 domain-containing protein; this encodes MNSPIQDRRSAFTLIELLVVIAIIAVLIALLLPAVQAAREAARRIQCTNNLKQIGLACHNYHESRGALPGANMVFGTTGLSALSMLLPQMEQSAVYNAINFTAKYDDPINSTSRFTVVSGFVCPSDQSNPLPALGGGTNYMADMGSGIVWQEAVGGNAGLPRPNGLFHGNSSKRFAEVTDGLSNTGMFSERVLADGNNAVVSKVADVFFSPLSPTTVDEAYNMCRAVDVSNLSNQFPLFMGAPWLTGQHIFQHINPPNGRSCGFFVTNRAVMPPSSFHPGGVNLLLADGSVRFIKDSISLATWSALGTISGGEVISSDAY
- a CDS encoding deiodinase family protein, producing the protein MLVRTSLHAAILTAGLGLSVSAIAEEPSKPQAAAPATAADESSRALREAWPDRPEWLDMYTAILSDEPMGPTNGWFRTSVTQTRYGWDAVRARFDRDGDGKVARAEYPGDDESFARLDRDRDAGLTQADFDFSRAYMPSPGSMLFSRLDRDGDGKVVREEIERFFKAADADDAGFLSRMDLERALPAPSGSMGPGDRPTKEQLIKGLFRQEIGSLQSGPNLDETAPDFSLKTADGQGELTLSKLVGPKPVVLIFGNFTCGPFRSMAGNFEKLHRRYGDRATFVMVYVREAHPSDGWRMQSNESVGVSTAQPRTYEERAEVAQRCGKLLSLGFPMLVDTIDDAVGARYSGMPGRFYLIDTAGKIAFKNARGPFGFKPAELEQSLILLLQDEGSTGDQARSEVR
- a CDS encoding alpha/beta hydrolase, with amino-acid sequence MVPTSAAEPLDAASEVVKLWPGGAPGARGDDLAKDVPTLSVFLPEPGVATGSAIVVCPGGGYGGLALDHEGRQVAEWLNSVGVAAFVLKYRLAPEYHQPAMLHDVNRAIRVVRQGAAKWGVDPGRIGLMGFSAGGHLASTGGTHFDAGQADAEDPIERVSSRPDRLILVYPVIAMATPYTHQGSNRNLLGENPSAELLKFYSNEQQVTPQTPPTFLAHTNEDKAVPPENSLLFALALRKAGVPLELHIFEKGQHGLGLGAGAKQFNIGPDPAFQAWPGLCETWLKGQGFLDKQPDQSR